One Bacillus sp. (in: firmicutes) genomic region harbors:
- a CDS encoding 4-oxalocrotonate tautomerase has protein sequence MPIITIKLARGRTVKVKQKFVEAVTKEAVHTLNVKAEWVTVLFDEYDRENWASKGELHSLKFGKEFGEKGTE, from the coding sequence GTGCCGATTATTACAATAAAACTGGCGAGAGGCAGAACAGTTAAAGTAAAGCAGAAATTTGTTGAAGCTGTGACAAAAGAGGCTGTACATACATTAAATGTAAAAGCGGAATGGGTGACAGTGCTGTTTGATGAGTATGATCGGGAAAATTGGGCATCTAAAGGTGAATTGCATTCGCTAAAATTTGGTAAGGAGTTTGGTGAGAAAGGCACCGAATAG
- the bshB2 gene encoding bacillithiol biosynthesis deacetylase BshB2 → MESRVLVILPHPDDEAFGLSGTISLYRENGTPVTYACLTLGEMGRNMGNPPIATRESLPLIRKNELLNAVKAIGIDDLRMLGLRDKTIEFEDVDELANRFRALIDELKPSLVISFYPGYSVHPDHDATGYAVVHAMKQMPATIRPRLHCLAFSHDCIEKLGEPDIVVDVSTVQDKKIACILAHETQAAAFMDGMDEKLKNKDSEILKWVNTERLWIYKFD, encoded by the coding sequence TTGGAGAGCCGTGTTTTAGTCATTCTTCCACATCCAGATGATGAAGCCTTTGGACTTTCGGGAACAATTAGCTTGTATAGAGAAAATGGTACGCCTGTTACATATGCATGCTTGACGCTTGGTGAAATGGGGCGCAATATGGGAAATCCGCCAATAGCTACGCGTGAAAGCCTGCCGCTCATTCGAAAAAATGAGCTTTTGAATGCTGTTAAAGCAATCGGAATTGATGATTTACGAATGCTCGGGTTACGCGATAAAACAATTGAATTTGAAGATGTTGATGAGCTGGCAAATCGCTTTCGCGCATTGATTGACGAACTGAAACCATCACTTGTGATTAGTTTTTATCCAGGGTATAGTGTCCACCCTGACCATGATGCGACAGGTTATGCGGTTGTTCATGCAATGAAACAAATGCCAGCTACTATTCGCCCTAGACTACATTGTTTAGCATTTTCCCATGACTGCATTGAAAAACTTGGTGAGCCAGATATCGTTGTGGATGTTTCTACAGTTCAAGATAAAAAAATCGCCTGCATTCTCGCCCATGAAACACAGGCAGCCGCCTTTATGGATGGGATGGATGAAAAACTGAAAAATAAGGATTCAGAAATTTTGAAGTGGGTTAATACGGAGCGACTTTGGATTTATAAATTTGATTAA
- a CDS encoding YojF family protein — translation MEPIIPSEVQNKLNEFREQDLYLHLETTNGAYASHKDQSAMTVGAYIRNSVIRYRHAKITGNGPYRVGMKMENGWVYAEGLTHFEVDEKNRLLLAGHDANGKLAVACQISKQPF, via the coding sequence TTGGAACCTATTATCCCTTCAGAAGTACAGAACAAATTAAATGAATTCAGAGAACAAGATTTATACTTACATTTAGAAACAACAAATGGCGCCTATGCCTCACATAAAGACCAATCTGCTATGACTGTTGGAGCTTATATTCGTAACAGTGTAATTCGTTACCGCCATGCGAAAATTACCGGAAATGGACCATACCGTGTGGGGATGAAGATGGAAAATGGCTGGGTGTATGCTGAAGGCTTGACCCATTTTGAAGTTGATGAAAAAAACAGGCTATTATTGGCGGGCCATGATGCCAATGGAAAACTTGCTGTTGCCTGTCAGATAAGTAAACAGCCATTTTAG